TTTTACTTAGACAAGTGGATGAACTGCTGCCTTTTTTGAAGGCGTTTTGGGCTGGCGGTAGAGTTAATGTTGCAGGTGCCGAAAGCGTCTCAAGTGCTTTTAAAGTTCTGTTAGAAGCAAGTGCTTGTTTCCTTCTTGCCGTTCTAACAATAGTTGTTTTACTGGGATTTTATCAGACTCGTTTCTTGTTTACACTAATTCCACTTAGGCCGAGTCTCGCTAGTTTTGCCTCCCTAGGGCGCAATTTGTTTGGCGATTTTTCAGGGCGTGTGAGCCAAGTATTCTTTGCGACGATTAAGGTTTTGGCCTGGGTAGTTGTGGTTGTCCTTTTTATGCTTCACTGTATCTCGGAAATGCCGCAGAATCTTGTGGAGATAGATGGCGCTGTGAGAACCTCCGTTGCTGAGGCGGATTATGCTGCTAAACAGGAGTTTAATGGAGTTAAGGCGGAAAGTGAGGTTACTATTGCCTTTCGCAATTACTATCGATCGTTTGGGCGCTATTTGTTATTCTTTTTTGCTGTAATACTTGGTTTTTCTTTTTTTGTTGGTATCTTGTCGCGATTCGTGGTCGTGGTGGCGTATGCTAATAAGCATAAGATGTCACGTGCGGAGATTGAAGCTGAAAATAGAGAGTCGGAGGCGTCGCCAGAAATGAAGACGGCAATGAAGGCGTTAATCCAAGAAGAATAGGATAAGAACCAAATGCAACATAGAGATAGTGTTTTGGTTAGTAGGAAAAGTTATTAACAATGGTATCAACTACGAGGAGAAAGACGGGAATAGTTGAAACTGGCAAGCGAGGTGGAAAGGCAGGCGATGTTTTGGAAGTTTCTGCCGATGCCTTGCCCGAAGATGAGCCGATAGTGGGTGCGCAGGGTATTAGTGGCCAAGTTAGACTTGAGCAAACAGGTATAACGGGCGAGCGACCTCCTAGAATAGGCGAGGTTTATCCTGGAAAGGCAAATCTGTCCGTCATGCCGTTTGCAGTGTTGCTCCCTGCGCTGGGAGATCTCCGGCGACTCAATGCATTAAAGCAGGAGTTTAGCGAACGAATCGAATTATTGTCGGAGCACGATCCGAATATCGATGAGGCATCCGCGAAAAGGCGCTCAAGCGAGATGTCAATGCTTACGCAGGTGTTGACTTGGCTAACGGTGGGAGAAAATAAGGGAATTAGGGATTAGCCACAATGTATAGTGATGAGGATGTCTTTGCAATCTACGAGTTAGGCAGGCTCTATTATGAAATGGGCTATTTTACGCCAGCCGAGCGAATTTTTAGCGGCCTTTCTACTGTGGACGATAACAGGACACCAGCGCGATTGGCGGTCGGGTTGATTAAGCTTGAACGCGGACTTTTTAAGGATTCAATAAAGTATTTTAGAGCTGCAATTGAGGAAAGTCACTACACGCTTCCCGCAAAATTGGCTTTGTGTGCGGCTTTTATTGCCGAAAAAGAAATGTCGCGCGCTAAAACTATGCTAATAGAGATTGCCCCACAGTTGGAACAACTTCCGTCACGCCTTGCCGGGATGAGGATTCTTTGGGAAGCTTTGGTTCTTAGGTGTGAGGAAGGTTAGGAGTAAAATATTTAACTTACTTTTTGGAAACGGTTTAGGTAGCGCTTCATTCTTGCAAATTCTCTAGTGTTGCTGATTGAATATTTGGGTTGCGGGCGAGTAGCTATTAGCTTTAGCAGCATAGCTTGTCTTTTTTTTACCCAGTCTGCATTTTCACTGAACGGTTTTCTCTGGTTTTGGCGATAAATAATATCGAGGGCCGTAAGCGCATGGCTTATGTCATAGGCGGCTAACTCGAGAATATGCGTGCTCATAACATCTGCCGCGATTTCGTTTCCAATTGAGAAGTAATACTGCGGGGCATTTGTATGGCCATCAGGTGGGCGCGGAGATTGCAACACATGCCCAAGTAAAGAGTGGGACATCTCATGAGCTACTATGGCCGCAAGTTCAGCCTCGTTTTGCAGATTCCTTAACAAACCTTTTGTGAGCAAGATGACATTATCTCCAGCAAAGAATGCGTTCTCTGAGTCAATATCGAGGACGAGGAGTTTCCAAGAATTAACGGCCCAAGAACTAACGCCTGAGTGCTTTCTGGTAAACTTCAGGTTAGCTACTTGAGCAGCTTTAGCTAGTTTATCTTCGAGGTTGTCTAAATAATGGTCGAGAGGCGCATGATTTACCAAGCCAAAAGTGTCAATAAACCAGGCTATCGAATTGCTTTCAGCGCCAGGCACAGGGCCGGACTTCGATGGCGATGATGGGCTACACGAGAGAGAAAGCGATGCTGCGAGAAAAAAAATGAGATTCCGGAAATTCATATGTAATTGTTTTCGAGCCACCTGTCGTTTTGCCAATAACGATAGCGTAGAAATAGTGATGTTGCTAGCGCTTATTATGCTTAGTCAGCTTAGGGTTATTGTCGGACGAGAAGTATCATTTCTGCTCATATGCGGCTTAGGTATGTTGTGTTTTTGTTTTGCGGCATTGTCCTTAAGACAAGGATTCTCCGTTACGTCCATTAATAAGTGCCTTTGTCGCCTGCTGTTCTGCGCTGCCTTAGCAGCAGCCGTTTCCTTGTTAGCAATTAATGTCTTGCCTACTGAAGCTGCTATCCTCAAATTGAGAGCTATTGCGATAGATCAAGATTCTCATTTTAGCAGGAGCAGGAGCTCGCTGCTAAAAGGCAAAGTGGTTGGCTCTCTGGAACGCGCAAGAGTAGGGGAGCTAAGAGTAACGGTGTATTCCGAGGAGATAGGGGGAAAAGTTTTGCTCACATCCTCAGATTTGCCGTGGTCGCCGCTTGCTGACTTAATAGCGGGCGATAAAATAGCGGTGCGTGCAAAACTATCTCCCGTCGTAACTCAGGGAGAAAGCCGTCCTCCTATCTTTTCTTATCGTGGGTTCTTGTATAGAAGGGGAATAGTCGCGCAGGGTGCCGTAGAGCGAGTAGTGGCAACGAGCAAAATAGAGGATAGTGCGCGAAAGCGCCTCGTTACCAAGCTAATTGAGCGGCTAATCGCAGAAATGGGGCCGAGTGACTCTTTAGATGTTTTACTGGCGCTTACAGTTGGCGAGCGGGCAGTGGTTGCGTATGAAGTGGAGCAACTTTTTAGAGATACTGGGACTTCGCATATTTTGGTGGTATCTGGCTTCCACGTAGGGATGATTTACATGCTCATATTTGTTTGTATAAAATGGCTCGTTGGGCGAATCCCCGTATTGCTTTTGTTCATGCGTGCCGAGTTGCTGGCAGCTGTTGTAGGCTATTTTGCCACTTGGTTTTACGCACTGGTGGTGGGGCTGTCGCCAACGGTGGTTAGATCCATGTCGGCTATTTCTCTGGTGGTGCTTGGCTTAGCTCTTGGGCGGAGTCGTCAAGCGATAAGAAGCCTGCTGGTGGCCTTTCTCGTGGTAGCTTTTGTTTGGCCAGCGGCATTTTTGGATGTTGGCTGTCAATTGACTTTTTTTGCGATATTTGGATTGCTATGGAGCAGCGATATTTGTGATCGCATAAAGGCAAAATGCCTTAGCGTTAAAGGGAGCAAGTTGTCATTATTTTTAATTGCCAACTGTGTTACCTGCTTTTGTGCCTGGTATTGCACCGCGCCAATAGTGCTATTGTGGTTCAATTCCATCGTTCCCATGGGGCCGCTCATAAATGTCATAGCAGTTCCTATGTTTAGCGTTGCCATTATTGTGGGAATTGTGGCTATAGTTGCCTTTGGGCTAGCGTTGCCATTTTCCGACTTGCTAATTCGAATAGTCCTAAGGCTCGTGGACTATTTGCTTGTGATGCTTGCAGAGCTAGATAGTGTCGCGAAGAGCGCAAGAGTGGGTGTCATAGCCTTGGCGCCAGCCACAAGTCAAGTAATAGCAGTATTGTTTGTGCTAGGATTTCTTTTATATGTGACTATTGTCTCAATAGCTGCCAAGAACGAAAGCGAACACTCAGTGTGGCCTTACTAGGAAAGCGATAGCAATTAGTAATGTGCCTAGCAGCAAAAAAATTTTTCCACCAGTCTTAACCAAATTGTATAGCTCAATACGAGCTTGGGCCTTTTCGCGACGGGCATACAAGAGATCCCGCGTCGTTTTTGTTTGCTGAACGCGACGAAGCGGAAAGGCATTTGTTACTTCGCTCGCAGCTTCGGCGCTAGAAAGATTTTTTAGCATCGATTCGTATTCTAAACCCTTATAATAGCCAATGCTCAGGTTGCCCAGGCCAAGCAGTAATAGAAAAGCTCCAATTACGGGGATGGCGCGCAACAAACGAGACGTATGACTATTAGGCGAAATCATTGGTACTTAGTTTATAGACAATTGGCCAATATTTGCAACAATATAGTCAAGTAATAATCGAAATGCCCTATACTTAGCTGTTATGGATTTCTTTGATTGCAGCAGATGAAATGGCGTGGCAAGGTACAAGTCAATTAATTTTGCTTTTTGTGGCGTTTCTGTCATCAAACTAATTTGGTCTGTTTGGATCAGGTGTTTGTCGGACGGCCTCTTATCTTTTTCGGGGTTTTTGGTCATGCAAAAAATAAAAGCGAGTACAGCAAAGGTAAAGTTGTCATCGAACGGCGGAATTGGTCGCTTGTCCATACTGCTTATAATTCTTCTAGTCGTTTCTAGCGTATACGTTGGCAATCAGGTTATACCGTTTTATTACTATTATCATGAGATTTCTGGCTTGATGGAGAATCAGGCGGCGAAGGCCAGTATTTTTAGTGATGAGCAGATTAGAAAAACGCTCATGAAGCAAATTAAGAAGCTCGAGTTACCTATCGGGGAGGAAGAAGATTTAAAGATAAACAGGTTTGATGGCAAGATTTTAATTGAACTCGAGTATGAGGAAGTTCTTTATCTCGATTTAGGCGAGGATAGAGTTTACGACTTATACGTCTTTAAGTTTAATCCACGAGTTCAACGGAGTTATTAATAGCATGTCGGGAAACGTTTGCATTTACAATTTTGTTTATTGAGGTGGTTGCCATGAAGACATTCGATAATGTTTTGCAGTTAATTGGGAAAACCCCCCTGGTAAGAATCAATAAACTGGTCGCTCCACAGTCGGCTTGTCTTTATGCAAAACTCGAATATTTTAACCCAGGTGGATCTATAAAAGATCGCATGGCAGCACATATCGTGGAATGTGCCGAACGGAGGGGAGATCTAAAACCAGGAGGCACAATAGTTGAAAGTACTTCGGGAAATACTGGTCTAGGACTGGCAATTGTTGGAGTGGTTAAAGGATATAGAACTATATTCACAATCCCCGATAAGATGAGCCAGGAAAAAATTAACATGCTAAAAGCCTTCGGCTCTGAAGTCATAGTCACTCCTACGGATGTGTCGCACGATTCCCCAGAGCACTATGTGGAAGTTGCCAAAAGAATTGCCCGCGAAACAAAAAATGCTTTTCATATTAACCAGTACGACAATTTGGACAATCCAGAGATCCATTATCGAACTACTGGCCCGGAGATCTGGGAGGATACTGATGGCAAGGTCGATTGTTTAGTTGCTGCTATCGGAACTGGAGGAACCGTATCGGGAACGGCAAGGTATCTCAAGGAGAAAGCTAAGGAGCAGAATCGAAATGTAACTGTGGTTTGCCCCGATCCGATTGGAAGCGTTTTTGCTGATCTGTTTTATGGCCGCGAAGTCAAGAAGCCTAGAACTTATAAGGTAGAGGGCATAGGGCAGGATGCCATGGTGGGTGCTTTGGACATGTCAGTCATCGATGAAATTGTAAATGTTTCGGACAAGGATTCCTTTTTGACCGCCCGAAAGATGGCGCGAGAGGAGGGCATTTTTGCTGGAGGGTCTAGTGGTACAATAATGTTTACCGCCCTACAGGTGGCTAAGGATTTGGGGCCAGGCAAAATAGTAGTGGCCATTGTTTGCGACTCTGGAGATCGATACATAAGCAAGCAGTTTAACGACGAGTGGATGCGCGACATGGGATTCCTCGAATCTTTCAATAATTTGGCAAGCGTCAAGGATGTAATGCTGTCGAGTAGCTCTAAGATCGAGTATGCGG
This genomic interval from Deltaproteobacteria bacterium contains the following:
- a CDS encoding EscU/YscU/HrcU family type III secretion system export apparatus switch protein, with product MSVENKQFPATETKLRRLRQAGTVAFSADFTSFGVTIGFFVGVGVFLLRQVDELLPFLKAFWAGGRVNVAGAESVSSAFKVLLEASACFLLAVLTIVVLLGFYQTRFLFTLIPLRPSLASFASLGRNLFGDFSGRVSQVFFATIKVLAWVVVVVLFMLHCISEMPQNLVEIDGAVRTSVAEADYAAKQEFNGVKAESEVTIAFRNYYRSFGRYLLFFFAVILGFSFFVGILSRFVVVVAYANKHKMSRAEIEAENRESEASPEMKTAMKALIQEE
- a CDS encoding M48 family metallopeptidase, translating into MNFRNLIFFLAASLSLSCSPSSPSKSGPVPGAESNSIAWFIDTFGLVNHAPLDHYLDNLEDKLAKAAQVANLKFTRKHSGVSSWAVNSWKLLVLDIDSENAFFAGDNVILLTKGLLRNLQNEAELAAIVAHEMSHSLLGHVLQSPRPPDGHTNAPQYYFSIGNEIAADVMSTHILELAAYDISHALTALDIIYRQNQRKPFSENADWVKKRQAMLLKLIATRPQPKYSISNTREFARMKRYLNRFQKVS
- a CDS encoding ComEC/Rec2 family competence protein, with product MRFRKFICNCFRATCRFANNDSVEIVMLLALIMLSQLRVIVGREVSFLLICGLGMLCFCFAALSLRQGFSVTSINKCLCRLLFCAALAAAVSLLAINVLPTEAAILKLRAIAIDQDSHFSRSRSSLLKGKVVGSLERARVGELRVTVYSEEIGGKVLLTSSDLPWSPLADLIAGDKIAVRAKLSPVVTQGESRPPIFSYRGFLYRRGIVAQGAVERVVATSKIEDSARKRLVTKLIERLIAEMGPSDSLDVLLALTVGERAVVAYEVEQLFRDTGTSHILVVSGFHVGMIYMLIFVCIKWLVGRIPVLLLFMRAELLAAVVGYFATWFYALVVGLSPTVVRSMSAISLVVLGLALGRSRQAIRSLLVAFLVVAFVWPAAFLDVGCQLTFFAIFGLLWSSDICDRIKAKCLSVKGSKLSLFLIANCVTCFCAWYCTAPIVLLWFNSIVPMGPLINVIAVPMFSVAIIVGIVAIVAFGLALPFSDLLIRIVLRLVDYLLVMLAELDSVAKSARVGVIALAPATSQVIAVLFVLGFLLYVTIVSIAAKNESEHSVWPY
- a CDS encoding DUF4845 domain-containing protein, with amino-acid sequence MQKIKASTAKVKLSSNGGIGRLSILLIILLVVSSVYVGNQVIPFYYYYHEISGLMENQAAKASIFSDEQIRKTLMKQIKKLELPIGEEEDLKINRFDGKILIELEYEEVLYLDLGEDRVYDLYVFKFNPRVQRSY
- a CDS encoding pyridoxal-phosphate dependent enzyme encodes the protein MKTFDNVLQLIGKTPLVRINKLVAPQSACLYAKLEYFNPGGSIKDRMAAHIVECAERRGDLKPGGTIVESTSGNTGLGLAIVGVVKGYRTIFTIPDKMSQEKINMLKAFGSEVIVTPTDVSHDSPEHYVEVAKRIARETKNAFHINQYDNLDNPEIHYRTTGPEIWEDTDGKVDCLVAAIGTGGTVSGTARYLKEKAKEQNRNVTVVCPDPIGSVFADLFYGREVKKPRTYKVEGIGQDAMVGALDMSVIDEIVNVSDKDSFLTARKMAREEGIFAGGSSGTIMFTALQVAKDLGPGKIVVAIVCDSGDRYISKQFNDEWMRDMGFLESFNNLASVKDVMLSSSSKIEYAGAEEAISSVVLRMSSLGISQMPIKPASGKVELMVREVDLLHALVNATARANDPVKSIGKPIRSKVFMGDTISVLNRVFETSDVAIVVDKADNVTGIVSKIDLVKFLTSRS